One stretch of Desulfatibacillum aliphaticivorans DSM 15576 DNA includes these proteins:
- a CDS encoding sulfotransferase domain-containing protein: MGENSAGSQLMLARSFLSKARQKALKNAQSVKNKVDRRLYPDQWTSAVPPDFLIIGLQKSGTSWVTNLLNRHPQVAVAPSHPGVSKGVHEGHFFDMLSWKETDHDRFVRVLKNKHDGYFDDFVGKEGGLAEDAFLAQISQRYNSFIARMRTSPNNLAGDKTTEYVFHLDLVDKLYPGIKKICILRDPRDRTMSFHFHQIRKGRRDNDEPALEQIESYCDRLESELRCLLSYQDEIHFLTYEELSKNTSVVVSSFLTYVGIKADEALIDQLVEAASFERVSGRKQGQADAKSHYRKGVVGDWKHFFKEEHLAIYARRINPLVERLMAEKNLDLKSYLS, encoded by the coding sequence ATGGGCGAAAATAGCGCTGGCAGCCAATTGATGTTGGCCAGAAGTTTTTTAAGCAAGGCCAGGCAAAAGGCCTTAAAAAATGCCCAAAGCGTAAAAAACAAGGTGGACAGGCGTCTTTACCCTGATCAATGGACTTCAGCCGTACCGCCGGATTTCTTAATAATAGGACTGCAAAAAAGCGGGACTAGCTGGGTGACGAATTTGCTTAACCGCCATCCGCAAGTCGCGGTCGCCCCCAGTCATCCAGGGGTTTCTAAAGGGGTTCATGAAGGCCATTTTTTTGACATGCTGTCATGGAAGGAAACCGATCACGATAGATTTGTCAGAGTGCTCAAGAACAAGCACGACGGCTATTTTGATGATTTTGTCGGAAAAGAGGGCGGCTTGGCCGAAGACGCGTTCCTGGCGCAAATATCCCAAAGGTATAATTCTTTCATCGCCAGGATGAGAACGTCCCCCAATAATCTGGCCGGCGATAAAACCACGGAATATGTGTTTCATCTGGATCTTGTGGATAAACTCTATCCGGGCATAAAAAAAATTTGCATCCTGAGAGACCCTCGCGACAGGACCATGTCGTTTCATTTTCATCAAATAAGAAAAGGACGCAGGGATAACGACGAACCCGCCCTGGAACAAATAGAATCTTATTGCGACCGCCTGGAAAGCGAACTCCGCTGCCTCCTTTCGTATCAGGATGAGATTCATTTTTTGACGTACGAGGAATTGTCGAAGAACACTTCCGTCGTGGTAAGCAGTTTTTTGACTTATGTCGGAATCAAGGCGGATGAGGCCTTGATCGATCAACTGGTGGAGGCGGCCAGTTTTGAACGGGTTTCCGGCAGAAAACAAGGCCAGGCGGATGCTAAAAGCCATTATCGAAAAGGCGTGGTGGGAGACTGGAAACACTTTTTCAAGGAGGAGCACCTGGCGATTTACGCGCGAAGAATCAATCCTTTGGTGGAAAGGCTAATGGCGGAGAAAAACTTGGACTTAAAGTCTTATTTGTCATGA
- a CDS encoding glycosyltransferase has product MSSANRLRNDAHPLVSVGVPVYNAVKTIGRTLDSLINQDYDNLEIIVSDNCSDDGTYELCKEYAQKDERIRIFRNDVNVGASENFRLVCNRATGVFFFWAASDDHYFPEFASVLVKDLENKPDAVVSLPSVVRESVEGKRLAVQDFTGRKAPYNLSRRELVYRIIAFQPKYKRLKYNFFILGLWRREWIADLNLRYSFTRNMERPFLAILAMKYRFSSVDRELMYKCWQNESFKTRNPDDPIATTHRKFGLWGRYGHIAKIMLKDPLVSSAGQYFTMLLLACDLTPRLAVNSARSRLGDLYRKVKGKIQYTLNKGPKKPVYTVEEKGAALKALLQRTTDMDLMLRVLETRRFIRPIKTDFVRCPEGDRLLFIAPHQDDAIIGCGGLILHAQEDGKTLIPIYVSDGMNFSPGIKPEDVPAVRKQEACKVWKTVGNIDPIFWDIPNKEYPITPELAQKLYDAIHEHKPDCLFIPFFLEDPDSHRKTNQLLYMAGQLGPLPELEVWAYQVTSMICPNVGVEISDVIEKKQHLMGMWKSQNAVFDYQHYSYGLNVRNSLFYRLGDKPKPHVELFFVVPMREYQELLHGYYGSGDEETIYGRK; this is encoded by the coding sequence TTGAGTAGTGCAAACAGGTTAAGGAATGATGCACACCCCTTGGTTTCCGTTGGCGTTCCCGTTTATAACGCCGTCAAAACCATCGGCAGGACCCTTGATTCCTTGATTAATCAGGATTATGACAATTTGGAAATCATTGTTTCCGACAATTGCTCTGACGATGGAACCTATGAACTGTGCAAGGAGTACGCACAGAAGGACGAACGCATCCGGATTTTTCGGAACGACGTCAATGTCGGCGCCAGTGAAAATTTTCGCTTGGTGTGCAACAGGGCGACCGGGGTCTTTTTTTTCTGGGCCGCAAGTGATGACCACTATTTTCCGGAGTTTGCGTCTGTACTTGTCAAAGATTTGGAAAACAAGCCGGACGCAGTGGTAAGCTTGCCAAGCGTCGTTCGGGAGTCCGTGGAAGGAAAACGGCTGGCCGTCCAGGATTTTACGGGGCGGAAAGCCCCTTATAACCTGTCCAGACGAGAACTTGTGTATCGTATTATCGCGTTTCAGCCGAAGTATAAACGCCTCAAGTACAATTTTTTTATTCTTGGCTTATGGCGCAGAGAGTGGATAGCGGATTTGAACTTGCGTTATTCATTCACCCGGAATATGGAGAGGCCCTTTTTAGCCATTTTGGCCATGAAATATCGCTTTTCGTCCGTTGATAGAGAACTCATGTATAAATGCTGGCAAAATGAATCTTTTAAAACGAGGAACCCGGATGACCCCATTGCGACGACCCATAGAAAATTCGGGCTGTGGGGCCGTTACGGGCACATTGCGAAAATCATGTTGAAAGACCCCCTGGTTTCAAGCGCCGGACAGTATTTCACCATGCTCCTTTTGGCTTGCGACTTGACGCCAAGGCTTGCGGTAAACTCAGCGCGCTCACGCCTTGGAGATCTTTACCGGAAAGTAAAAGGAAAAATTCAATACACCTTAAACAAAGGCCCCAAAAAGCCGGTGTATACAGTGGAGGAAAAAGGCGCCGCCCTGAAAGCGCTGCTCCAAAGAACAACGGACATGGATCTGATGTTGCGGGTCTTGGAAACCCGCAGGTTTATCCGGCCCATCAAGACGGATTTTGTCAGATGCCCGGAAGGCGACCGGCTTCTTTTTATTGCTCCTCACCAGGATGATGCGATTATTGGATGCGGGGGGCTGATTTTGCATGCCCAGGAAGACGGCAAGACTTTGATTCCCATTTATGTTTCCGACGGCATGAATTTTTCTCCGGGAATAAAGCCGGAAGACGTCCCCGCCGTAAGAAAACAAGAAGCCTGCAAGGTCTGGAAGACGGTTGGGAATATTGATCCCATTTTTTGGGATATCCCCAACAAGGAGTATCCGATCACACCGGAGCTGGCGCAAAAACTCTATGACGCCATCCATGAACATAAACCCGACTGCCTGTTTATCCCTTTTTTCCTGGAGGATCCTGATTCGCATCGAAAGACCAACCAATTATTATACATGGCCGGCCAGTTGGGGCCTCTGCCTGAATTGGAGGTTTGGGCATATCAGGTGACTTCCATGATATGCCCCAATGTGGGCGTCGAGATTTCCGATGTCATTGAAAAGAAACAACATCTTATGGGGATGTGGAAGTCCCAGAACGCCGTGTTTGATTATCAGCACTATTCTTATGGATTGAATGTGCGCAACAGCCTCTTCTACAGGCTTGGAGACAAGCCAAAACCCCATGTGGAGCTGTTTTTTGTGGTTCCCATGCGTGAATACCAGGAATTGCTCCACGGATATTACGGCTCGGGAGACGAGGAGACCATTTATGGGCGAAAATAG